The genomic stretch AATTTGTGGAAATTTATAAGCCTTTTACATCGGAAACTGTCACTAATCAGACACACCGTTGTTTAGGCTGTGGTAATCCATATTGCGAATGGAAATGTCCTGTACATAACTACATTCCAAACTGGTTAAAACTGATCGCTGAAGGCCAAATTTTCCAAGCTGCTGAGCTTTGTCATCAAACCAACACACTCCCTGAGGTATGTGGTCGCGTATGCCCACAAGACCGTTTGTGTGAAGGTGCTTGTACCTTAAATGATGGTTTTGGCGCAGTGACCATTGGTAATGCTGAGAAATATATCAATGACACAGCTTTTGCTTTAGGCTGGCGTCCAGATATGTCAGGCGTAAAATGGACTGACAAAAAAGTTGCAATTATTGGTGCAGGTCCTGCTGGTTTAGGCTGCGCGGATATTCTAGCTCGCGGTGGTGTTAAACCAGTTGTATTTGATAAGCGTCCTGAAATTGGTGGCTTACTTACATTTGGTATTCCAGAATTTAAAATGGAAAAAGATGTAATGAAACGCCGTCGTGAAATTTTCACAGGTATGGGCATCGAATTCCGTTTAAATACTGAAATTGGTAAAGACATCACGATTGATGAATTACTTGCAGAATATGATGCGGTATTCATGGGTATGGGAACTTATACCTACATGAAAGGTGGTTTCCCAGGTGAAGATCTTGATGGTGTTTATGATGCACTTGATTTCCTAATCTCTAACGTGAACCGTTGCCAAGGTTGGGAAAAAGATCCAAGTGACTACATCAGCTTAGATGGTAAAAAAGTGATTGTTCTAGGTGGTGGTGATACCGCTATGGACTGTAACCGTACTTCTTTACGTCAAGGTGCTCACGATGTAACTTGTGCATACCGTCGTGATGAAAGCAACATGCCAGGTTCTGCGCGCGAAGTAAAAAATGCCTATGAAGAGGGCGTTAAATTCCTGTTCAATCGTCAACCGGTCGAAATCGTTGGTGAAAATGGCAAAGTGACAGGCGTAAAAGTGGTAACGACACAAATGGGTGAACCAGATAGTCGTGGCCGTCGTAGCCCTGAGCCAATTCCGGGTTCTGAAGAAGTATTACCAGCTGATGCAGTTTTACTTGCTTTCGGTTTCCGCCCAAGCCCAGCAGACTGGTTTGGTAATGTGAATATTAATCTTGATGGTTCAGGTCGTGTTGTCGCAGCTGAAAAGCAAGAATTCAAATTCCAGACATCAAACCCAAAAATTTTTGCTGGTGGTGATATGGTGCGTGGCTCAGACCTTGTCGTGACCGCGATTTGGGAAGGTCGTCAAGCTGCTGAAGGCATTTTGGATTATCTTGGTGTTTAATAAAGACATTTGTTAAAACACTCAAAAAAGCCTACTTCAAGTAGGCTTTTTTATTGTCTACCATTAGTCACTTTGATGTTTTTGGCAAATATAATAAGCTTTTTTGCCCTTTTTAGCGTTTAAAGCTCGCGACATACTCGAAACTTCCTTCTTCAATACAGTAGGTGTTGAATATGAACATCGCAGGTATGACGGCAGAAAAATCATATTTAAATCGTCGAAAAGCGTTGGGTATTACAGTGCGTCGTCTTGAATTTAATCCAAAGGCAATTAAGCGGCACTATTTTGCAAATTCACCCCTCATGTCGCATTTTTTAACTGCACTCTCATCAACATTTCCTGTAGGAGAGCAGTTTTTTGTAAATAGCGTTCGTAATGTGCGTGATAAAGTCTCAGATCCTCAACTACAAGCACAAATTGCGGCTTTCATTGGACAAGAGGCCATGCATTCCAAAGCTCATAGTGAGTTTAATGAAGCTTGGCGACGGGATAATTATAATCTTGACAGTTTTCAAAATTGGCTAAATGAGCGTGATAAATATTTAAGAACAATTCCACCTAAGCTGCAATTGGCATTGACCTGTGCGTTTGAACATTTCACTGCTTTACTTGGGGGATATGTCTTACAGCATCCAGAGTTATTAAAGACGCTAGATGAAGATGCGCTAAAACTTTGGGTATGGCATGCGATTGAAGAAATTGAACACCGTTCGGTTGCATTTGATGTTTATCAACATGTATATGGTGATGATCGTATCCGTCGCTTACTCATGCGTAGCGTCACTACTGGATTTGCGAGTCTCGCTTTTTATGGGACAACTCGTTTATTTTGGCAAGATAAATGGAATAGCTTACCTAAAATTGGGGGTAATTTATTTGGATTATATTTGCTGATGAAGATGCTTGTTCAGTTAATGCCGGAATACTTCGCATATTACAAAAAAGACTTTCATCCGAGTCAAAAAGATTATGGCAGGATGGTTAATTATTGGAAAAGCTCTTTAGCAGAAGAATATCAAATGGCAAGTTTTGAACAAGAAAAAGATCAGCGATTGAGCTAATAGATAACCGGACTTAAAAGTCCGGTTTTTTAAAATCAATAAAATAAAAGCAACACAATAATGCCTAATTCATCATACAATCAGGTAAAGAGGTTAAAAATATAAAGAAAAACTTGAGGATAATGTGACGATGAAAACGTTGAAACAATTTGCGATCGCAACAACACTTGCCAGTACCTTACTGTTTTCGGGGTGTGGTTATAACACTCTACAAGTAAAAGATGAGGCTGTAACAGCAGCGTGGTCTGAAGTACAGAACCAATATCAACGTCGATCAGATTTGGTACCAAATCTTGTAAACGTCGTTAAAGGCTATGCTAAGCATGAAGAGCAAGTATTAACTGAAGTGACACAGGCACGTTCTAATGTGGCAGGTTTAAAAGTTGATAAAGAAGTTTTAGAAGACCCAGCTTTACTTGAAAAATATCAACAGGCTCAAAGTCAATTAACAGGGGCGTTATCTCGACTCATCGCTGTTTCGGAAAATTACCCAGATTTGAAAGCTAATACTCAATTCCAAGAACTACAAGTTCAGCTTGAAGGTACTGAAAACCGTATTGCTGTTGCGCGTAATCGTTATATTACAACAGTACAAGACTATAACTCATATGTGCGTCAGTTCCCGCAGGCAGTAACAGCAAAAGTAATTGGTATGCATCCAAAAGCCAATTTCTCTGCAGAAGCATCTGCACAACAGGCTCCAAAAGTTTCTTTTGATTAATTTTATAAATCAAAGGAGTGCCGTATGAGAAATACTCTATTGCTTCAATCAAAGCAAATTAAGGTCTTTATTTCGACCTTAATTTTGCTCTGTTGTGGTGTTCTTTTTCAGAATACGGCATGCAGTGAAACTAATATTGCAACTGCTACCGATGAGGCTGATGCAATAGTTGCTGGCAAAATTATTCAAAAGCAACAAACTCAAGCTGCTGCAACTAAACTAGAGGGGCAAGCTGCTTCAAGTCCTGCTCCTCAAGTCCAAGTTGCGAATGATATGGCTGATGGTGAATCAATTCGTGGTTTGCCAACTTTAAACCAGCCTGTGATTGATCAAGCCAATATCTTAAGCGAGGCTGAGAAGCAGCAACTTAATCAAAAAATTCTAAGTTTATATCAACAAGGCAAAGCGCAGATTGGTATTGTGATTGTTCCCACAACTGGTCAAGAAGATATCTTTGATTATGCGTTACGTGTTGGCGAAAAGTGGCAATTGGGATCATCTAAACGTGACAATGGATTACTCATTGCAGTCGCTGTAAATGACCGCCGTATACAAATACTAACCGGTTATGGCTTAGAAGGGGTATTGCCGGATATTGTGGCAAGTCGGATTATTCGAAACCAAATTACACCTTATTTTAAACAAGCCCAATATGCGCAAGGTTTGAGTGCAGGTCTTGATGAAATCGGAAGAATTTTAAACCTTGACCCAGAAGTAGCACAGCAAGCTGCCCAAGACTTGAAAGAGCGCCAACATCAAGCTGCAGAAGAACAGCAAGCCAAGCAGACAACGCTGACGATGGCTTTATTTATTCTTGTTGCTGGAATTGTGGGTTCGTTTATTGTTGGTCGTCCGCTTAGTGCCTCTACAGCAGGTGTTGCTGCTGCAGTAGCAGGGTTCGTAAATGGGGCAGGACTAGTCACTAGCTTACTACTTGGTTTTGGTATTTTCTTTTTACTCATTACATCAATTGCCCAATTTATTTTACAGGCCATTCTGAGTGGTTCTGGTGGCGGTGGACGTGGAGGAGGCTTCGGCGGAGGTGGCGGAGGCTATGGCGGCGGCGGAGGCCGTTTTGGCGGTGGAGGTGCTTCAGGCTCATGGTAACAACATCAGAAACAACACAAATTATTACTCAACCAAAAATTGAGGAATCTGTAGAGCCAAGCATAAAACGTTGGTTTAAACATCTATGCTATTTACCTGCTAGTAGTCGTTATTTTTCAAAACAAGATAAGCAAGCTATTGCCGATGCTGTACAACAAGCAGAACATGGCCATGTTGGAGAAATACAGGTTGTAATTGAAGGCCATATTCCAGTATCACAAGCCTACAGACAAAATACTCGATTAAGAGCACAGCAATTATTTGCAGAATTAGGTGTTTGGGATACTGCATTAAATAGTGGTGTATTGTTATACCTAAATTTATGTGAGCGAACAGTAGAAATTATATTTGACCGTGGTATTAGAAATGCGACTAACGAGCAAGTCTGGCAACAGATTTGTGAAGTAATAGTACAAAAGCTTAAGCAAAAAGAATATCAGCAAGCTGTAGTGATTGGCGTACAACAAATTGGAGAAGTGATGTCACGGTTTTATGACGAAAACATGACTGATCAATCCAATGAATTGGGGAATGCTCCGATTATTCTTAATTAACTCGCCTTGTAACATTCCAGTATTAGCTAATTTCATAATTTTACTTTTAAAGGTGACTGACAAAAAATGTCACCTACATATTTATTTTTAAAGAGATTTTATTCACATAAATAAACATAAAATTTGAATTGTGTAATTTATTTTTTTTAATGCGTGAATTGTTTTTATAAAAATTTATATGACATTTTTTGTCAATTACTTACACCTATTTAATATTTAAGAATAGTTAATTATAGTGTAAGTATCTGTTTTTTAATTAAAATAAAAGTTGGCATGGATGCTGCTATATAGTTGATAGCTGAAAAAGCTTATATAAAAACATACATACAATCTTTGGGGAAAAGGCTATGAATGCACAAAAAGGTTTTACATTAATCGAACTCATGATCGTAGTTGCCATTATTGGTATTTTGGCTGCAATTGCGATTCCTGCTTATCAGGATTATACGGTTAGAACAAAATGGGCTTCTAATGTAGCAGATGTGGAAGGTATTAAGTCGGCTATTAAGAATTGCTTAAATGACCAAGCAACAGATGGTACTAAATGCGATACACTAACTGAGCTTCAGGGATATGATTTTCCTGGCACAGCTTTACCTACTCCTAACTATGCTTCAGGCGCTGTAACAATTACTGGTACAGCTCCAGCAGCAGCAGCAGGGACTACTCCAGCAACGCCAGGTAAGGTAAATATTGCATTTACAGGAACATCTGAAGTGAAATCTCTAGTTTTTAATGCAGATTGTAGTGTGAATGCTGGTGGTAATTTCGAGTGTACTAAAACTTCTACTGATACTTTGGATAAATATATGAAGGGTAGTAAGCGTTAATTTATATCTAATTAAAAATAAAAAAAGCACCTTAAGCAAGGTGCTTTTTTTATTTTATAAATTGTAGTTTATCACCTATTTTTATTAAGATTATCCTTCACTATTTACATGTATAATTCCCACAAGTTTTGGTCTCTAACCTCTTACTATGCAAGTATTCTTCCTATTTCTCGCTGCAATCCTGTTAGGTTCTGCATGGTTGTCTCCATTTCACTACAGCCCTTGGGTCATGTTCTCAAGTGAAGTGAGTACTTTTGGGGCTGGGTTATGCGTATTAGCTGCCCTAATTCAACAAAATATTAAAATTCCTAGAGCACAGATATTGTTGCTCCCATTTACTTTAATTCCTATTGTCCAGTGGGGTTTCGGTTTAGTTTTTGATTTAAGTACGGCTTTATTAAGTACATTTTACTTATTTGGTTTTTGGTTTATGGTCTTGGCTGGCTAC from Acinetobacter pittii encodes the following:
- a CDS encoding metal-dependent hydrolase — translated: MNIAGMTAEKSYLNRRKALGITVRRLEFNPKAIKRHYFANSPLMSHFLTALSSTFPVGEQFFVNSVRNVRDKVSDPQLQAQIAAFIGQEAMHSKAHSEFNEAWRRDNYNLDSFQNWLNERDKYLRTIPPKLQLALTCAFEHFTALLGGYVLQHPELLKTLDEDALKLWVWHAIEEIEHRSVAFDVYQHVYGDDRIRRLLMRSVTTGFASLAFYGTTRLFWQDKWNSLPKIGGNLFGLYLLMKMLVQLMPEYFAYYKKDFHPSQKDYGRMVNYWKSSLAEEYQMASFEQEKDQRLS
- a CDS encoding pilin; translated protein: MNAQKGFTLIELMIVVAIIGILAAIAIPAYQDYTVRTKWASNVADVEGIKSAIKNCLNDQATDGTKCDTLTELQGYDFPGTALPTPNYASGAVTITGTAPAAAAGTTPATPGKVNIAFTGTSEVKSLVFNADCSVNAGGNFECTKTSTDTLDKYMKGSKR
- a CDS encoding LemA family protein, whose amino-acid sequence is MKTLKQFAIATTLASTLLFSGCGYNTLQVKDEAVTAAWSEVQNQYQRRSDLVPNLVNVVKGYAKHEEQVLTEVTQARSNVAGLKVDKEVLEDPALLEKYQQAQSQLTGALSRLIAVSENYPDLKANTQFQELQVQLEGTENRIAVARNRYITTVQDYNSYVRQFPQAVTAKVIGMHPKANFSAEASAQQAPKVSFD
- the gltD gene encoding glutamate synthase subunit beta, producing the protein MAERLNNDFQFLDVPRQDPEKKDITVRKAEFVEIYKPFTSETVTNQTHRCLGCGNPYCEWKCPVHNYIPNWLKLIAEGQIFQAAELCHQTNTLPEVCGRVCPQDRLCEGACTLNDGFGAVTIGNAEKYINDTAFALGWRPDMSGVKWTDKKVAIIGAGPAGLGCADILARGGVKPVVFDKRPEIGGLLTFGIPEFKMEKDVMKRRREIFTGMGIEFRLNTEIGKDITIDELLAEYDAVFMGMGTYTYMKGGFPGEDLDGVYDALDFLISNVNRCQGWEKDPSDYISLDGKKVIVLGGGDTAMDCNRTSLRQGAHDVTCAYRRDESNMPGSAREVKNAYEEGVKFLFNRQPVEIVGENGKVTGVKVVTTQMGEPDSRGRRSPEPIPGSEEVLPADAVLLAFGFRPSPADWFGNVNINLDGSGRVVAAEKQEFKFQTSNPKIFAGGDMVRGSDLVVTAIWEGRQAAEGILDYLGV
- a CDS encoding TPM domain-containing protein — encoded protein: MVTTSETTQIITQPKIEESVEPSIKRWFKHLCYLPASSRYFSKQDKQAIADAVQQAEHGHVGEIQVVIEGHIPVSQAYRQNTRLRAQQLFAELGVWDTALNSGVLLYLNLCERTVEIIFDRGIRNATNEQVWQQICEVIVQKLKQKEYQQAVVIGVQQIGEVMSRFYDENMTDQSNELGNAPIILN
- a CDS encoding TPM domain-containing protein, with translation MRNTLLLQSKQIKVFISTLILLCCGVLFQNTACSETNIATATDEADAIVAGKIIQKQQTQAAATKLEGQAASSPAPQVQVANDMADGESIRGLPTLNQPVIDQANILSEAEKQQLNQKILSLYQQGKAQIGIVIVPTTGQEDIFDYALRVGEKWQLGSSKRDNGLLIAVAVNDRRIQILTGYGLEGVLPDIVASRIIRNQITPYFKQAQYAQGLSAGLDEIGRILNLDPEVAQQAAQDLKERQHQAAEEQQAKQTTLTMALFILVAGIVGSFIVGRPLSASTAGVAAAVAGFVNGAGLVTSLLLGFGIFFLLITSIAQFILQAILSGSGGGGRGGGFGGGGGGYGGGGGRFGGGGASGSW